In Horticoccus luteus, the following proteins share a genomic window:
- a CDS encoding PIG-L deacetylase family protein, whose protein sequence is MKLSHPQADIFVPEAGLSPEAALARTTHLAVVAHQDDIEIMAYHGIAECFGRTDKWFSGVVVTDGAGSPRTGLYADYTDADMLDVRRREQRKAAYVGEYSIQLQLAHPSAVVKQPGNAAVQADLTAIFAAANAEVVYLHQPADKHDTHIAVLAQCLQALRALPPGQRPQRVLGCEVWRDLDWMIDADKQVLDVGAYPNVAASVVGVFDSQISGGKRYDLATAGRRLAHATYHTSHATDKFAGITWAIDLTPLVNDPSLSLADFTVAFIDRFKQDVVARVTRFA, encoded by the coding sequence ATGAAACTCTCCCATCCCCAAGCCGATATTTTCGTCCCCGAAGCCGGCCTCTCGCCCGAGGCGGCGCTCGCCCGCACCACGCATCTCGCCGTGGTCGCTCACCAGGACGACATCGAGATCATGGCCTACCACGGCATCGCCGAATGTTTCGGGCGCACCGACAAGTGGTTCTCCGGCGTCGTGGTGACCGACGGCGCCGGCAGCCCGCGCACCGGCCTCTATGCCGATTACACGGATGCCGACATGCTGGACGTGCGCCGGCGCGAACAGCGCAAGGCGGCCTACGTGGGCGAGTATTCCATCCAGCTGCAACTCGCGCACCCGAGCGCCGTCGTGAAGCAGCCGGGCAACGCCGCCGTGCAGGCCGATCTCACGGCGATATTTGCCGCGGCGAACGCCGAGGTGGTTTACCTCCATCAACCCGCGGACAAACACGACACCCACATCGCGGTGCTCGCGCAGTGCCTCCAGGCGTTGCGCGCGCTGCCGCCGGGCCAGCGGCCGCAGCGCGTCCTTGGTTGCGAGGTCTGGCGCGATCTCGACTGGATGATCGATGCGGACAAGCAGGTGCTCGATGTCGGCGCGTATCCGAACGTCGCCGCCTCGGTGGTCGGCGTCTTCGATTCGCAGATCAGCGGAGGCAAGCGTTACGACCTTGCCACGGCGGGCCGACGGCTGGCGCATGCCACCTACCACACGTCGCACGCGACCGACAAATTCGCCGGCATCACGTGGGCGATCGACCTGACCCCGCTCGTCAACGACCCATCGCTCTCGCTCGCCGACTTCACCGTGGCGTTCATCGATCGGTTCAAACAGGACGTGGTCGCGCGCGTGACGCGCTTCGCCTGA
- the nagB gene encoding glucosamine-6-phosphate deaminase, translating to MNRPDSEAQQRERIRTTIHADADAACAVVAGELAALIRERQAAGRTVVLGLATGSTPVRLYRELIRLHREEKLSFRHVVTFNLDEYHGLPRTHPESYWRFMHEQLFDHLDIPPENIHLPDGTVPRAEVFGACRAYEEKFRAAGGIDVQILGIGRTGHIGFNEPGSGRDSRTRLVTLDALTRRDAARDFLGETNVPRHAITMGVGTILEARRILLLAWGEGKARVLADAVEKTPTDALPASFLQGHPGAAFHVDPAAASALTRQCHPWLVGTVAWTPGIARRAVVWLSQTVRKPVLKLLEEDYSEHGMADLLTEQGPAYGLNIRIFNELQRTITGWPGGKPDADDTHRPERAMPARKRVVVVSPEPSDDVLGMGGTLRRLVDQGHEVTVAYITSGNLGVPDEEAAMAADLVVELAGAGEETKFAQTVRRQLEAKTAFEGDTPEIRRLKGVLRRGEARASLQACGVTAPHLRFLDLPFYEQGRYRQFRAGERDVGTVATLLREVQPHQIFATGHSADPSSVAAVSFAVLRQALARTNGEAWRGDCRVWLYRGPDRDWAPAEIAMAVPFSPHELTQKIQAIYHHKSQRSQSPVVAAGLHEAWQQAEQHNRAIAVRYDQLGLAEYEAIEAFERFPDL from the coding sequence ATGAACCGGCCCGATTCCGAAGCCCAGCAGCGCGAGCGCATTCGCACCACGATACACGCCGACGCCGATGCAGCCTGCGCGGTCGTGGCCGGCGAACTCGCCGCGTTGATCCGCGAGCGGCAGGCCGCCGGACGCACGGTCGTGCTCGGCCTGGCGACCGGCTCGACGCCGGTGCGGCTTTACCGCGAGCTCATCCGGTTGCACCGCGAGGAGAAACTGAGCTTTCGCCACGTCGTCACGTTCAACCTCGACGAATACCACGGTCTGCCGCGCACGCATCCCGAGAGTTACTGGCGGTTCATGCACGAGCAGCTTTTCGACCACCTGGATATTCCGCCGGAAAACATCCATCTGCCCGACGGCACAGTGCCGCGCGCAGAGGTGTTTGGCGCCTGCCGCGCCTATGAGGAGAAATTCCGCGCCGCCGGCGGGATCGACGTGCAGATTCTCGGCATCGGGCGCACCGGCCACATCGGCTTCAACGAGCCCGGCTCCGGCCGCGATTCGCGCACGCGGCTCGTGACGCTCGACGCGCTCACCCGGCGCGACGCCGCCCGCGATTTCCTCGGCGAGACGAACGTGCCGCGCCACGCGATCACCATGGGCGTTGGCACCATCCTCGAGGCGCGGCGTATTCTGCTGCTCGCGTGGGGCGAGGGCAAAGCCCGCGTGCTCGCCGATGCCGTGGAAAAGACGCCGACGGATGCGCTGCCCGCGAGTTTCCTGCAAGGCCATCCCGGCGCGGCGTTCCACGTCGATCCCGCCGCGGCGAGCGCCCTCACCCGCCAGTGCCACCCGTGGCTGGTCGGCACCGTCGCGTGGACGCCGGGCATCGCGCGCCGAGCCGTGGTGTGGCTTTCCCAAACGGTGCGGAAACCCGTGCTCAAGTTGCTCGAAGAAGATTACAGCGAGCACGGCATGGCCGATTTGCTCACGGAACAAGGGCCGGCGTATGGCTTGAACATCCGCATCTTTAACGAACTGCAGCGCACCATCACCGGCTGGCCCGGCGGCAAGCCCGACGCCGATGACACGCACCGGCCGGAGCGCGCGATGCCCGCGCGCAAGCGCGTCGTCGTTGTCAGCCCCGAACCATCGGACGACGTGCTGGGCATGGGCGGCACGCTCCGGCGGCTGGTGGACCAAGGCCACGAAGTCACGGTGGCCTACATCACGTCAGGCAATCTCGGCGTGCCCGATGAAGAAGCGGCGATGGCGGCCGACCTCGTGGTCGAACTCGCCGGCGCGGGCGAGGAGACGAAGTTCGCGCAAACCGTGCGCCGCCAGCTCGAAGCCAAGACAGCGTTCGAGGGCGACACGCCCGAAATCCGCCGGTTGAAAGGCGTGCTGCGCCGCGGCGAAGCGCGCGCCTCGTTGCAGGCCTGCGGCGTCACCGCGCCTCACCTGCGCTTTCTCGACCTGCCGTTTTACGAACAGGGCCGCTACCGCCAGTTTCGGGCCGGCGAACGCGATGTCGGCACCGTCGCCACGTTGTTGCGCGAGGTGCAGCCGCACCAGATTTTCGCGACCGGGCATTCGGCCGATCCCAGCTCGGTGGCGGCGGTAAGCTTCGCCGTGCTGCGCCAGGCGCTGGCGCGGACCAACGGCGAAGCGTGGCGCGGCGATTGTCGCGTCTGGCTCTACCGTGGCCCCGATCGGGATTGGGCGCCGGCGGAAATCGCCATGGCCGTCCCGTTCAGCCCGCACGAACTCACGCAAAAAATCCAGGCGATCTACCATCACAAAAGCCAGCGCAGCCAGAGCCCCGTCGTCGCCGCGGGCCTGCACGAGGCCTGGCAGCAGGCCGAGCAGCACAACCGCGCCATCGCCGTCCGCTACGACCAACTCGGCCTGGCGGAATACGAGGCCATCGAGGCTTTCGAGCGCTTCCCCGATTTATGA
- a CDS encoding ROK family protein, with protein sequence MNLTVTPQFRPVLDPEFLPAVLWNRAYTEIVRADGAARPLALALIRPAGGASVFHTRILSAGHPAAPLTLRYAERLLKFLLWQRGGCRVLLAGADELVPALNRLYSPDGERAFDHAFMGGKVYGRPFTLAAAAFTDLPADDTGTLAIGRHLEGCRIGFDLGGSDRKAAALIDGRVVYSEEIPWDPYFQKDPAYHLAGVQDTLARAAAHLPRVDAIGGSAAGVYVNNEVRVASLFRGVPDAQFERHIRRMFFTLQARWGGVPFEVANDGEVTALAGSMAMNGNAVLGVSLGTSQAAGYVTPAGSITPWLNELAFAPIDYRTGAPRDEWSGDAGCGVQYFSQQGVARLAALAGFEFPADRPLPERLVAVQAALAQGDERARAIFESIGVCFGYAIAHYGDFYPIENLLILGRVTSGAGGEIILERAATVLRGEFPALAEKIRLRTPDEKDKRHGQAIAAASLPRITQPSSTASP encoded by the coding sequence ATGAACCTGACCGTCACCCCGCAATTTCGCCCGGTCCTCGACCCGGAATTTCTTCCCGCGGTCCTCTGGAACCGCGCTTACACTGAGATCGTGCGGGCGGACGGCGCCGCGCGTCCGCTCGCGCTCGCGTTGATCCGCCCCGCCGGCGGTGCGTCCGTTTTTCACACCCGGATCCTGTCGGCCGGACATCCCGCGGCGCCGCTCACGTTGCGTTACGCGGAGCGGCTGCTGAAATTCCTCCTCTGGCAACGCGGCGGGTGTCGCGTGCTGCTCGCGGGCGCGGACGAACTCGTGCCGGCCCTGAACCGCCTTTACAGCCCGGACGGAGAACGCGCCTTCGACCACGCGTTCATGGGTGGCAAAGTTTACGGGCGTCCGTTCACCCTCGCCGCCGCCGCGTTCACCGATCTCCCGGCGGACGACACGGGCACGCTCGCCATCGGCCGGCATCTCGAAGGCTGCCGCATCGGTTTCGATCTCGGTGGCAGTGACCGCAAGGCCGCCGCGCTGATCGACGGCCGCGTCGTTTACTCCGAGGAAATTCCGTGGGATCCGTATTTCCAAAAGGATCCCGCCTATCATCTCGCCGGCGTGCAGGACACCCTTGCGCGCGCCGCGGCGCATCTGCCGCGCGTGGATGCGATCGGCGGCAGCGCTGCCGGAGTGTATGTGAACAACGAAGTCCGCGTCGCCTCGCTCTTCCGCGGCGTGCCCGACGCACAATTCGAGCGGCACATCCGACGCATGTTTTTCACGCTGCAAGCGCGCTGGGGCGGCGTGCCGTTCGAGGTGGCGAACGATGGCGAGGTCACCGCGCTCGCAGGCTCGATGGCGATGAACGGCAACGCCGTGCTCGGCGTTTCGCTCGGCACGAGCCAGGCGGCCGGCTACGTCACGCCCGCGGGCAGCATCACGCCATGGCTCAACGAGCTCGCGTTTGCGCCGATCGATTACCGCACCGGCGCGCCGCGCGACGAATGGTCCGGCGATGCCGGCTGCGGCGTGCAGTATTTTTCGCAACAGGGCGTCGCGCGACTCGCCGCGCTGGCGGGCTTCGAGTTTCCCGCCGACCGACCGTTGCCCGAGCGTCTGGTCGCGGTGCAGGCCGCGCTCGCGCAAGGCGATGAACGGGCGCGCGCCATCTTCGAGTCGATCGGCGTGTGCTTCGGCTACGCGATCGCGCACTACGGCGATTTTTACCCGATTGAAAACCTGCTCATTCTCGGCCGGGTGACGTCCGGCGCGGGCGGCGAAATCATCCTCGAGCGGGCCGCCACGGTGTTGCGCGGCGAGTTCCCGGCGCTCGCGGAAAAAATTCGGCTGCGCACGCCCGACGAAAAGGACAAACGTCATGGGCAGGCGATCGCCGCCGCGAGTCTTCCCCGGATCACGCAACCCAGTTCAACCGCCTCTCCATGA